The DNA region GTGGTAAGTGAATCCGGAGTCGGGCCTGGGTGGTCTGACGAGCCGCATGCCGAACACAGCGATAAGGCTGTCGGCCCGGACGTCCGGAACGCCTTGCCTGAACTTCACCACCACGCGATTCAAAGGAATCACGTCATCCCCGCCATGACGGGTCTTGTAAACGTTGCTGACAAACCGATATCTCCGATCGCCCTTCAGCAATGTGCTGCCTGCCACCGCTTGCTCAGCGGTCGTTGCGGCTGACAGGCGAAAGAGCCAATGGTCAGGGGCTTGGAGAAGTCGTTCGGATTCCCCGCTAGTTATCCCGATAGCCCGCAGCGCATCTGCAACCGGATACGGCGCAGGTGAGACAACGACAAGCCGGGTCGGGTCAAGGTCGAGATAAACCTTTTCGCCCTGATGGTAGTAGTACTCGCCCGCAGTATCCGCAGCGAGGTTCATGCTTCCTTTCTGCGGTGGGCTTACTGGGTTAGTCGGAGAATCGTGACACGCGATCGTAACTGCTAGAATTGAGAGAGCGAAACGAAAAGCGCTGCGCGTGCGCGCTGCATTGGGAGCCATAAGTGTCTCCCGTTGCATGCGACTGACCGGCCGGTTCGACATGAGAAGTCTCGCCAAGATGTGGGAGAAGTTCACTCCGCAAGAATCGTGCAGATTGTCTCTTCTGGGTCCCCCTGTTTGTGGTCAACTCAGGCCACGCCCGGGTACGATTCCCGCAGTACGCACGGAGTCCAGATGCCCGCGCCAGTGCTGCCACGGCTCCGCGCGCAGTTCTCCGACGCACCGGGGCCAAGATGTCTGGGGCGCTCACGGTTCACCACGCCGAGCGGCCATAGCGTGGTTTTGCGGCGAGATCCTATCCACATGCGAAGATGCGAAGCCTGAGCGGCTTGCAATCGCACATCCGAGCCACGAGTCTAGCGCTACTCTACGGGCGAAAGGACCTCGCAGGTCACCGGGATCACATCACCTATCCCCAGCACGAGATCAAACAGCGCGGGCCCTCTCCGTGACCACGCGAACGTTGTTGTCCTCGACCTGAAGAAAGCCGCCGTCGACAGTGAACCGCTTGCCGCCCGCACTCGCGCCTTCGAGGCGCAGCTCGCCGTTGCCGAGTAGAGTCACCATCGGTGCGTGGCCCGTGAGAATGCCGAGCGAGCCGTCGAAGGCGGGGGCGATGACCGAAGTCGCCTCGCCCTCGAAGAGCAATGCTTCTGGAGAGATGAGCGAGACTTTTAACATTGCTATTGGCTATTGGCTATTGGCTATTGGCTATATTGGCTATTGGCTATTGGCTATTGGCTTGAGGCGGAAACGCCGGGAAAGACGGGGTTGTTGCTAAGAGCTAAGAGCCAATAGCTAATAGCCAACAGCCTCGTTCCTACGCCTTGGCCATCTGGTTCGCCTTCTCGATCACGTCCTCGATCCCGCCGGCCATGAAGAAGGCCTGCTCGGGATACTGATCGAACTCGCCGGCGACGAGCCGCTCGAACGAGGAGATCGTCTCCTCCAGCTTCACGTAGCGGCCCGTAATGCCGGTGAACTGCTCGGCGACCGCGAACGGCTGCGACATGAAGCGCTGCAGGCGGCGCGCGCGGCCGACGATCTTCTTGTCGTCCTCCGACAGCTCGTCCATCCCGAGAATCGCGATGATGTCCTGCAGCTCCTTATAGCGCTGCAGAATGCGCTGCACTTCCGTCGCGACCTTGTAGTGCCGGTCGCCGATGTACTGCGCGTCCAGAATTCGCGAGGAGGACGCCAGCGGGTCGACGGCGGGGTAGATGCCGAGCTCGGTGATCGCGCGCGACAGAACCACGGTCGCGTCCAGATGCGCGAACGCCGTGGCCGGCGCGGGATCGGTGATGTCGTCGGCCGGAACGTAGATGGCCTGTACCGACGTGATCGAGCCCGACTTGGTCGAAGTGATGCGCTCCTGGAGGTCGCCCATCTCGCTGGCGAGCGTCGGCTGGTAGCCGACGGCGCTCGGCATCCGGCCAAGCAGCGCGGACACTTCCGAGCCGGCCTGCGTGAAGCGGAAGATGTTGTCGATGAACACGAGCACGTCGGCGTTCTCGACGTCGCGGAAATACTCGGCGACGGTGAGACCAGACAGCCCGACGCGGAGCCGCGCGCCCGGCGGCTCGTTCATCTGCCCGTAGATCAGCGCGGTCGAGGCAAGCACGCCCGACTCCTGCATCTCCAGGTACAGGTCGTTGCCCTCGCGCGTACGCTCGCCCACGCCGCAGAACACGGACTTGCCGCCGTGTCCCTTCTGCACGTTGGCGATCAGCTCCATGATGATGACGGTCTTGCCGACGCCGGCGCCGCCGAACAATCCGATCTTTCCGCCTTTCACGAACGGCGCAATCAGGTCGATGACCTTGATGCCCGTCTCGAATATCTCGGTCTTCGGCTCGAGCGCGGAGAACTTCGGGGCCGCGCGGTGAATCGGCCAGCGCTCCACGTCGGCCGGAATCGGCGGGCCGTTGTCCACCGGGTTGCCGAGCACGTTGAGGATGCGGCCGAGCGCCGCGGAGCCGACCGGGATCGTGATCGCCTGACCCGTGTCCACGACCTCCATTCCGCGGACGACGGAGTCGGTCGACGACATCGCCACGGCGCGGACCTGGTTGCGGCCGATGTGCTGCTGCACCTCGGAGGTGACGTCGATCACCTGGCCGTAGTCGGTCGTGGCCTGGATCCGCAGAGCGTTGTACAGCTCCGGCAGATTCTCGGGCTCGAACTCCACGTCCAGGACCGGACCGATGACCTGGACGACGCGTCCGACGTTCTTCTCTGTCTTCACGGCAGTAGCCATTTCTTATCCCTGTAAACCGGCGGCACCGCCGACGATCTCGGCGATTTCCTGGGTGATCTGCGCCTGACGGGCGCGGTTGAATGTCCTGCGAAGTCCGTTGATCATCTCGCTCGCGTTCTCGGTTGCGTTCTTCATCGCCGTCCGGCGCGCGCCCTGCTCGCCGGCGTTCGATTCCGCCAGCGCGCGGTACACCGTGTTGCGCACGTACAGCGGGAGCAGCTCGCCGAGGATCGCGTCCGCGGAGGGATACAGCAGGTAGTCGCGCTGCAGTCCCTGCTTCCCCTCCTCACGCGCCGGCGGCTGCACCGGCAGCACCTGCTCCGACACTGGCGGCGTGGACAGGGCCGAGTTGAACTTGGCGTACACGACGTACACGGCGTCGAGCCGGCCGGCCGCAAAATCGTCCATCAGCACGTCGGACAGCGACGCGGCATCGGCCGAAGTTGGCTTGTCGGTGATGTCGGTGCGGCTCGTCTTCACCTCGCGCCCGATGTACTTGAAATAGCCGACTCCCTTGCGGCCGACGATGTGCAGCTCCGTCTCGGTGCCCGCGGCTTCGAGGCGAGCGATGAGGTTGCGCGCTTCCTTGATCAGGTTGGCGTTGAAGCCGCCCGCCAGTCCGCGGTTGGACGTGATGAGCAGGATCGCCGCGCGTCGCACGCTCTCCGGTTGCCGCAGCAGCGGAAACCCGTCGGCCACGTCCGGCGAGTACACGCTCGAGATGACCTCGCGCAGCACCAGCGCGTACGGCCGCGCGGCGTGCACGCGGTCCTGCGCGCGCTTCATCTTGGAAGTGGCGACCATCTCCATCGTGCGCGTGATCTTGCGCGTGTTCTCGACGGACTTGATGCGGCCCTTGAGCTCGCGGCCTTTAGCCATTGAACGGCAGCCGTTGGCTGTTGGCTGTTAGCTGTTGGCCAAAAGCCAAGAGCCAATAGCCAATAGCGCAGTTCGAGTTACACAGCGGCATTCGCCGGCGTCCGCGAAGAATTGAACGCCTCGATCGCGGCTTTGAGCGCGGCCTCGGTGTCCTTCGACATGACCTTCTCGTTCCGGATCTTGTCGAGGACGTCGCCGTGCTGGCTGGCCATCACCTCGAGGAAGTCGCGCTCCCACGCGCGCACCTCGGAGACCTCGATCTGATCCAGGTAGCCGTTCGTCACCGCGTAGATGATCACGACCTGCTGCTCGACCGGCATCGGCTGGTACTGCGGCTGCTTGAGGATCTCGACCGTGCGCGCGCCGCGCTCGAGCTGCCGCTTGGTCGCGGCGTCGAGATCGGAGGCGAACGAGGAGAACGCTTCCAGCTCGCGGTACTGCGCGAGGTCCAGGCGGAGCCGGCCGGCGACGGACTTCATCGCCTTGATCTGCGCCGCGCCGCCGACGCGCGACACCGAGATGCCGACGTTGACCGCGGGGCGAACGCCGGCGAAGAAGAGATCCGACTCGAGAAAGATCTGCCCGTCGGTGATCGAGATCACGTTGGTCGGGATGTACGCGGACACGTCACCGGCCTGCGTCTCGATGATCGGCAGCGCGGTGAGCGATCCACCCGGCTTCAGGATGTTCTTGTCGACGACGCCCGGATCCTCGCGCAGCTTCGCCGCGCGCTCGAGCAGCCGCGAGTGCAGATAGAACACGTCGCCGGGGTACGCTTCGCGCCCCGGCGGGCGGCGCAGAACCAGCGAGATCTGCCGGTACGCGGCGGCCTGCTTGGACAGATCGTCGTACACGCACAGCGTCGGCTTCCCTTCGTTGTACATGAAGTATTCGGCCATCGCGCAGCCGGAGTAGGGAGCGATGTATTGCATCGGCGCCGGGTCGGACGCGCCGGCCACGACGACGATCGTGAACTCCATCGCGCCCGCCTGCCGCAGCTTTTCGACGACCGCCGCGACGGTCGACTTCTTCTGGCCGATCGCGACGTACACGCAGATGACGCCGGTGCCCTTCTGATTGATGATGGTGTCCACCGCGATCGCCGTCTTGCCCGTGCCGCGGTCGCCGATGATCAGCTCGCGCTGGCCGCGGCCGATCGGGATCATGGAGTCGATCGCCTTGAGTCCCGTCTGGATCGGCTCGCGGACCGGCTGCCGCACGATGATGCCCGGCGCCTCCGACTCGACCTTGCGCGTGTGCGTCGTGCCGATGGGACCGCGATCGTCCACGGGATTCCCGAGCGCGTCCACGACGCGGCCGATCATCTCGGGTCCGACCGGCACCTCGAGCACACGGCCGGTGCGGCGGACTTCGTCGCCTTCCTTGAGCTGGAGGTAGTCGCCGAGAATGACCGCGCCGATGTTGTCCTCTTCGAGGTTCAGCGCCAGTCCGACGATCTTCGCTCCGGTCTCCGACGAGGTCGCCTCGAGCATCTCGCCGGCCATCGCTTTAGCGAGGCCATAGATGCGGGCGATGCCGTCCCGGACCTCGAGGACGGTGCCGACTTCCTCTACGTCGAGCTCGTGGAGGTCGGCGGCCTCGATCTCACGGAGGAGGATGTCCTTGATCTCCCCGGGGCGAAGTGTCGTTTCAGCGGGCATGACGGTTGTGTTCTGAGTGGTAAGAGCCGGGCCATTTTTGGGCTGCCGGCGGGGCCCTGGAGGGCTTGTGAAAAATATCACAAGCCCAGGGGCGATTCAAGCTAACTGGAAGGACGCGTTTTTCAGTTATCCAAAAGACCATTAGGCTTGCCGAGTCGGCATCTCTTTGCCCCGGCTAGCGTAGTGCGTTTCCCGTTTTTCCGTCGTTTCGTTTTCCCGTTTACATGTCCTGACTACGGCCTGACGCTCCACGCAACGACGGGCCACGCATTACGCTAGCCGCGGCAAGAGAGACAGCAGGCACGGGTGGAGCAAACCCGAGACCTTCAGTACGCCCGGATGAGCTCGATCCCTGTGTAATAGTGCTGCAAAATCTCCGGGTACTGCTTTCCGGCCCGCGCCATCAGCACGGCTCCCACCTGCGCCATTCCGGTCCCGTGGCCGAACCCTCCGCCGTACACGCGAAACGATCCCGGCACTGCCGCTCCGTTCTGCTCCACCGGCTCGATGAAGAACAGCGTGCTCGGCAGATTGCTCAGCCCTCCCGTCGCGTTCACGTATTTCAGCGCTGCGCGGATCGTCCCCATTGAAGCCGGGAACGACCCGGAATCGGTCACGATCTCCAGGAAGATGATCCGGCCCGATGGACCGCGCTGAATGACCTTGAGCTCCCGCACGAGCCCCACGTTGCGCTGCGCGAACGTCGAGACGATCGAGCTCAGCTCGGTTGGCGACCACTCTACGACCCAGCGGTGGTACCGCGGACGGTCGGGATCGAAGGGCGCCGCCGGCTTTCTGAAATCGGTGCTGTACGGCGCCGACTTGAACGCCTCGAGGCTCGCGACGAACGTCGGTCCGGCGGTCGGCGGCATGTCGGGCACGCCCCGCATGTACGGGATCGGATTCTCCGCGAACGACTCTTCGTTGTTCGCGGTGTGCCCGCCGGACGTGGACGAGTAGCGCGCGAGGATGAGCTGGCCGCCGTGGCGCATGACGATTCCGCGCGTCGCGTCGACGGCGGCGGTGGACACGGGATGCTCCGCGGAGCGTCCGCCGTACACCTGATCGTCCACGGTGGCGCGCAGGTCGTAGCCGTCCGCCGCCCGGCGGCCGAAATACGCCACGGTGTAGGTGCGCGCGGCGATCGCCTGAACCTTCTGCGCTTCGATCTCGGGAAAAACGTTCGGGCCGAGCTCGCGCGGGACGACGCCGTACAGGTACTGCTCGACCGGCACTTCGTTGACCCCCGCCAGCGTCCCCGCGGAGTTGACGCCGACTTCCGCGCTCCCGCGGTACTGCTGACCGTTGATCGTCACGCCGGCCGCGGAAGTCACGCGCACGGGATTGGCGGATTCCGCCGTGGCGTTGCCGAGCCTGACCAGATATCCCGCTCCCCCTCCGGCGCGCGTCACGGTCGCGGCCGCGTTCGAGCCCGACGCCAGCACGCGGTTGGTGCCGCGCTCCGTTACCGTGAAAGCCCCGGTGCTTCCCACCATGACGCTGTCCGCCGCCTGCACGACTCCGATCCGGACGTCCCGTTCGACCTCCGGCAGGCGCGGAGTGGGCTCCGGCAGCGGCGCGACGGGGCCGCGCGCGGAGCAGGCGAGAGATCCAAGAGCGAGGGAGAGACCGATCCAGCCGGGATAGCGAGCCATCAGGTGCACCTCGTTGTGGCGGCGGGAAACACTCGCCGGCGGTTTTTCGATGCCGCATACGGCACGGTCCGTACCGACCCTGGGGGATGGCGACGGGCGTAAAGGATCTCAAGCTGTGGCAGGAGGCCGTCGCGCTCGGCGGCGAGACGCTGCGCGTCGCCCGGCAGCACGGCCGCAGGGAGTGCTCCTGGTTCGTGGAAGCGCTCGTCCAAAGCGCCACGATGCTCGCCACGGGGATCGCCGACGGGTACGGCCGCGGCGACGCGCTCGATCAGCAGCGCGTGTTCGAGCAGGCGCGCCGCTCGCTCACGACTTTCGAGACTCAGCTCGCCATCGCGCGGCATTCCGCCGCGCTCCCGCAGGACTCGCTGGCCGCGCTCGCGACACGCGCCGCGACCGTGACGCGTCTGCTGGCCGGCTTTCTCACGTTCATCGAGCGGCAGAAGGCCGCCGAGGTTGAGGAGGGCGCCCGCCGGATCTCACCGGCGACTTCGTCCTCGCCCCTGCGAAAAGCGCTCGACGAGATCTACTGTGCGTAAGCGGGACAACGACGCGGGCCGCGAGCCCACGATCCGCTGCGAGGTGCTCGACAGGTGCGACGACGACGCGAAGCCGAGCACCGCGGCGACGTCGCGCACGTCGTAGCCGGGGTTCTTCGCCAGCTCCGCGGCGGCTATCAGCCGCACGAGATCGATCACGCGCTTGAGGTTGGGCGCGCCGGCGCTCGCGAACACCCGGCTCAAATGCTCGCGGCTGAGCCCCATCGCGTCGGCTATTGCTCCGGTGCGCACGGGACGTCCCGCCTGCCCCACGATGATCCGCCAGACGGCGTGCTGGCGCTCGTCGGTGAGTCCAACGGACGGCGGCGGATTCGACAGAGCCCCGGCGAACCGCGCCGTGAACGTCCGGGGATACACGAGCTCGCGTGCCACCGGGTCGTCCACGCCCTCGACCAGCACGTCCGCGAACTCGAGCGCCGCCGCGCGCGCGAGCGCGGGCCCGTCGGCCGATCGCAGCGGCAGCATGCCGAAGAAAGGCGCGCTCGGGTACTCGAGCGAGAGTCCGGCCACCTTCCACGAGTCTTCCGTGCCCGATCCGAGATCCACGAGCGCGGCGTCGACGAGGTTCTGGCGGAAGGCGCTCTCCATCTCGCCCGGCGTGCGCACGACGATCGCGTGCGTGCGCCTTTTCGGAAACGCCGACCGTACCAGCGCGCGGGCCCGGTCGCGCACGGCGTACACGACGATCGTCGGTGCAAGGACCGCGGGAGGAAGCATTAGACGCCGAGCTGCGCCGCGTCGGGAGCCGGCCTGCCCTCGATGAACTGCCGAACGATCGGATCGGTGCTCTGCTGTATCTCCTCGACGGTGCCGACCTGCCGGATCCGTCCCTGGTGCAGCAGCGCGATGCGCGAGCCGACGGCGTAGGCGCTCTTCATGTCGTGCGTGATGACGAGGCTCGTGACGGCCAGCCGCTCGCGCAGCCGGATCATGAGCTGATCGATCACGGACGCCGTCACGGGATCGAGGCCCGTGGTCGGCTCGTCGTACAGCATGTATTTCGGCTTTCGCGCGATGGCGCGCGCGATTCCCACGCGCTTCCGCATCCCCCCGCTCAGCTCGGCGGGGTACCGGTCCTCGATGTCGGGCAGGTCCACGAGCGCGAGCGCCTCGCTCACGCGGCCGCTGACCTCTCCGGGATTGAGGTGCCGGAGCTGCTTCAGCCCCATGGCGACGTTCTGCGCGACGGTCAGCGAGTCGAACAACGCCGCGAACTGGAAGACGTAGCCGATGTGCGCTCGCAGCTCGTACACCTCGTTGCGGGAGAGCTCCGGCACCTCCTGGCCGTCGACGAAGACCGTCCCCTCATCGGGATCGAGCAGGCCGACGATGTGCTTGATGGCGACCGACTTCCCGGTGCCCGACCCACCGATGACCACCATGGTCTCGCCCTCGGAGACGTCGAGCGAGAAGCCGCGCAGGACGTGCTTGGTGCCGAAGGATTTGTGGACGTCGACGAGACGGATCAAGGCGGTGACTTAGAAGCGGTGACTAGTGACTAGTGACTGGTGACTGGTGAACTACAACTACTATCACAAAACTGGCTTCGGGGCGGTAGGGTGGCTACCTCTCGCTGGCGTAAAAAAAGAAGGGGCGAGCATTTCGGCTCGCCCCTTCGATTCCAGCAGTTAGCAGTGACTAGTCACTAGCCACTAGTCACTAGTCACTAGTCACCCGCTCAGGCAGCAAAGCTGCCGAGCGCCCGCCCGACCTCACCCTCGCGCAGCCGCTTCAGCGCGCGATCCCGCAGCTGCCGCACGCGCTCGCGCGTAACGCCCAGCATCGAGCCGATCTCCTCGAGCGTGTGCTCGCGTCCGCCTTCCAGGCCGAAGTAGAGCCGCAGCACCTTCGCGTCCCGCGGGGGGAGCGTGGAGAGCGCCGTCTCGATCTCGTCGTTCAGGAAGCGGCTCATCGCCTCTTCCTCGGTGTCCGG from Gemmatimonadaceae bacterium includes:
- the atpC gene encoding ATP synthase F1 subunit epsilon is translated as MLKVSLISPEALLFEGEATSVIAPAFDGSLGILTGHAPMVTLLGNGELRLEGASAGGKRFTVDGGFLQVEDNNVRVVTERARAV
- the atpD gene encoding F0F1 ATP synthase subunit beta gives rise to the protein MATAVKTEKNVGRVVQVIGPVLDVEFEPENLPELYNALRIQATTDYGQVIDVTSEVQQHIGRNQVRAVAMSSTDSVVRGMEVVDTGQAITIPVGSAALGRILNVLGNPVDNGPPIPADVERWPIHRAAPKFSALEPKTEIFETGIKVIDLIAPFVKGGKIGLFGGAGVGKTVIIMELIANVQKGHGGKSVFCGVGERTREGNDLYLEMQESGVLASTALIYGQMNEPPGARLRVGLSGLTVAEYFRDVENADVLVFIDNIFRFTQAGSEVSALLGRMPSAVGYQPTLASEMGDLQERITSTKSGSITSVQAIYVPADDITDPAPATAFAHLDATVVLSRAITELGIYPAVDPLASSSRILDAQYIGDRHYKVATEVQRILQRYKELQDIIAILGMDELSEDDKKIVGRARRLQRFMSQPFAVAEQFTGITGRYVKLEETISSFERLVAGEFDQYPEQAFFMAGGIEDVIEKANQMAKA
- a CDS encoding F0F1 ATP synthase subunit gamma — encoded protein: MAKGRELKGRIKSVENTRKITRTMEMVATSKMKRAQDRVHAARPYALVLREVISSVYSPDVADGFPLLRQPESVRRAAILLITSNRGLAGGFNANLIKEARNLIARLEAAGTETELHIVGRKGVGYFKYIGREVKTSRTDITDKPTSADAASLSDVLMDDFAAGRLDAVYVVYAKFNSALSTPPVSEQVLPVQPPAREEGKQGLQRDYLLYPSADAILGELLPLYVRNTVYRALAESNAGEQGARRTAMKNATENASEMINGLRRTFNRARQAQITQEIAEIVGGAAGLQG
- the atpA gene encoding F0F1 ATP synthase subunit alpha, with the protein product MPAETTLRPGEIKDILLREIEAADLHELDVEEVGTVLEVRDGIARIYGLAKAMAGEMLEATSSETGAKIVGLALNLEEDNIGAVILGDYLQLKEGDEVRRTGRVLEVPVGPEMIGRVVDALGNPVDDRGPIGTTHTRKVESEAPGIIVRQPVREPIQTGLKAIDSMIPIGRGQRELIIGDRGTGKTAIAVDTIINQKGTGVICVYVAIGQKKSTVAAVVEKLRQAGAMEFTIVVVAGASDPAPMQYIAPYSGCAMAEYFMYNEGKPTLCVYDDLSKQAAAYRQISLVLRRPPGREAYPGDVFYLHSRLLERAAKLREDPGVVDKNILKPGGSLTALPIIETQAGDVSAYIPTNVISITDGQIFLESDLFFAGVRPAVNVGISVSRVGGAAQIKAMKSVAGRLRLDLAQYRELEAFSSFASDLDAATKRQLERGARTVEILKQPQYQPMPVEQQVVIIYAVTNGYLDQIEVSEVRAWERDFLEVMASQHGDVLDKIRNEKVMSKDTEAALKAAIEAFNSSRTPANAAV
- a CDS encoding SpoIID/LytB domain-containing protein encodes the protein MARYPGWIGLSLALGSLACSARGPVAPLPEPTPRLPEVERDVRIGVVQAADSVMVGSTGAFTVTERGTNRVLASGSNAAATVTRAGGGAGYLVRLGNATAESANPVRVTSAAGVTINGQQYRGSAEVGVNSAGTLAGVNEVPVEQYLYGVVPRELGPNVFPEIEAQKVQAIAARTYTVAYFGRRAADGYDLRATVDDQVYGGRSAEHPVSTAAVDATRGIVMRHGGQLILARYSSTSGGHTANNEESFAENPIPYMRGVPDMPPTAGPTFVASLEAFKSAPYSTDFRKPAAPFDPDRPRYHRWVVEWSPTELSSIVSTFAQRNVGLVRELKVIQRGPSGRIIFLEIVTDSGSFPASMGTIRAALKYVNATGGLSNLPSTLFFIEPVEQNGAAVPGSFRVYGGGFGHGTGMAQVGAVLMARAGKQYPEILQHYYTGIELIRAY
- a CDS encoding four helix bundle protein; its protein translation is MATGVKDLKLWQEAVALGGETLRVARQHGRRECSWFVEALVQSATMLATGIADGYGRGDALDQQRVFEQARRSLTTFETQLAIARHSAALPQDSLAALATRAATVTRLLAGFLTFIERQKAAEVEEGARRISPATSSSPLRKALDEIYCA
- a CDS encoding AraC family transcriptional regulator, giving the protein MLPPAVLAPTIVVYAVRDRARALVRSAFPKRRTHAIVVRTPGEMESAFRQNLVDAALVDLGSGTEDSWKVAGLSLEYPSAPFFGMLPLRSADGPALARAAALEFADVLVEGVDDPVARELVYPRTFTARFAGALSNPPPSVGLTDERQHAVWRIIVGQAGRPVRTGAIADAMGLSREHLSRVFASAGAPNLKRVIDLVRLIAAAELAKNPGYDVRDVAAVLGFASSSHLSSTSQRIVGSRPASLSRLRTVDLVERFSQGRGRSRR
- a CDS encoding ABC transporter ATP-binding protein, which codes for MIRLVDVHKSFGTKHVLRGFSLDVSEGETMVVIGGSGTGKSVAIKHIVGLLDPDEGTVFVDGQEVPELSRNEVYELRAHIGYVFQFAALFDSLTVAQNVAMGLKQLRHLNPGEVSGRVSEALALVDLPDIEDRYPAELSGGMRKRVGIARAIARKPKYMLYDEPTTGLDPVTASVIDQLMIRLRERLAVTSLVITHDMKSAYAVGSRIALLHQGRIRQVGTVEEIQQSTDPIVRQFIEGRPAPDAAQLGV